One Sphingomonas sp. LHG3406-1 genomic window carries:
- a CDS encoding UDP-glucose/GDP-mannose dehydrogenase family protein — translation MRICMIGTGYVGLVSGACFADFGHDVTCVDKVPEKIEGLLAGRMPIWEPGLEALVKHNAANGRLKFTTNLAEGIAGADAVFIAVGTPARRGDGHADLSFVYAAAAEIAGALTGPAVIVTKSTVPVGTGDEISRILKENGAPEGTTVASNPEFLREGAAIRDFKIPDRIVVGAEDERAREVLREVYRPLFLNKAPILFTGRRTAELIKYAANAFLATKISFINEVADLCEAVGADVQEVSRGIGLDNRIGPKFLHAGPGYGGSCFPKDTLALLQTAELNGVPMRIVSSVVEVNDARKSAMADRVRDELGGALDGKRIGVLGLTFKPNTDDMRDAPSLALIKRLQEGGASVVAFDPVGREQAEPMLPGVTFAADAYAVAAEADALVLVTEWDEFRALDLKRLAASMKGRQLIDLRNVYDPEDAERAGLSYRGVGRGEQRG, via the coding sequence ATGCGCATCTGCATGATCGGCACCGGCTACGTGGGCCTGGTTTCGGGAGCCTGCTTCGCCGATTTCGGCCATGACGTGACCTGCGTCGACAAGGTGCCGGAGAAGATCGAGGGGCTGCTCGCCGGCAGGATGCCGATTTGGGAGCCGGGGCTCGAGGCGCTGGTCAAGCACAACGCCGCCAATGGCCGGCTCAAGTTCACCACCAACCTCGCCGAAGGGATCGCGGGCGCCGACGCCGTCTTCATCGCCGTGGGGACGCCGGCCCGCCGCGGCGACGGCCATGCCGATCTCAGCTTCGTCTATGCCGCCGCTGCGGAGATTGCCGGCGCGCTGACCGGTCCGGCCGTCATCGTCACCAAGTCGACGGTTCCGGTCGGCACCGGCGACGAGATTTCCCGCATCCTCAAGGAGAATGGCGCGCCCGAGGGGACCACCGTCGCCTCCAACCCTGAATTCCTCCGTGAAGGCGCGGCGATCCGCGACTTCAAGATTCCCGACCGTATCGTCGTCGGCGCCGAGGACGAGCGCGCCCGCGAGGTACTCCGCGAAGTCTACCGGCCCCTGTTCCTCAACAAGGCCCCGATCCTGTTCACCGGCCGCCGCACGGCCGAGCTGATCAAATATGCGGCGAACGCCTTTCTTGCGACCAAGATCAGCTTCATCAACGAAGTGGCCGACCTATGCGAGGCGGTCGGCGCCGACGTCCAGGAAGTAAGCCGGGGCATCGGTCTCGACAATCGCATTGGGCCGAAGTTCCTCCACGCCGGGCCTGGCTATGGCGGCAGCTGCTTCCCGAAGGACACGCTGGCCTTGCTCCAGACCGCCGAGCTGAACGGCGTTCCGATGCGCATCGTTTCGTCGGTCGTAGAAGTGAACGATGCCCGCAAGTCGGCGATGGCCGACCGTGTCCGGGACGAGCTAGGTGGCGCGCTCGACGGCAAGCGCATCGGCGTTCTTGGCCTCACCTTCAAGCCGAACACCGACGACATGCGGGATGCGCCGAGCCTCGCACTCATCAAGCGGCTTCAGGAGGGTGGCGCCTCCGTAGTGGCGTTCGATCCGGTCGGGCGGGAGCAGGCCGAGCCGATGCTGCCTGGCGTCACCTTCGCCGCTGACGCCTATGCAGTGGCCGCCGAGGCCGATGCGCTGGTCCTGGTCACCGAATGGGACGAGTTCCGGGCCCTCGACCTCAAGCGCCTCGCCGCCAGCATGAAGGGCAGGCAGCTGATCGATCTCCGCAACGTCTACGATCCGGAAGATGCGGAACGGGCCGGCCTCTCCTATCGTGGTGTCGGCCGCGGCGAGCAGCGCGGCTGA
- a CDS encoding acyltransferase: MIHPCARIHPLAVVQQDAEIGAGTSVWQFAVVLDGACIGADCNLNAHTLVEGGAVIGDRVTLKCGVYVWEGITLEDDVFCGPNATFTNDLRPRSRQHPEDYLRTRVERGASIGAGAVILPGLTIGAGAMIGAGTVVTRDVPPGETWVGNPARKV; encoded by the coding sequence ATGATCCATCCCTGCGCGCGCATCCACCCGCTTGCGGTCGTGCAGCAGGACGCCGAGATCGGCGCCGGAACATCGGTCTGGCAGTTCGCTGTGGTTCTGGATGGCGCGTGCATCGGGGCTGACTGCAACCTCAACGCGCATACATTGGTCGAAGGAGGCGCCGTCATTGGTGACCGCGTCACGCTGAAATGCGGCGTCTACGTCTGGGAAGGGATCACACTCGAGGATGACGTCTTCTGCGGCCCCAACGCCACTTTCACCAATGACTTGCGGCCGCGCTCGCGCCAGCACCCCGAGGATTATCTGCGGACCCGGGTTGAGCGCGGCGCCTCGATCGGGGCCGGAGCGGTCATCCTCCCGGGACTGACGATCGGGGCGGGCGCGATGATCGGCGCGGGCACGGTGGTCACTCGCGACGTACCGCCCGGCGAGACCTGGGTCGGCAATCCCGCCCGCAAGGTATGA
- a CDS encoding O-antigen translocase, translated as MSEAGSSHRRILAATALIGSASVVNVGFGIVRMKVAALILGAAGVGLIGLMQSLVSFAGSVGGLGTQQSAMRQVAAGRADGGRDGEAAVRAALLRVTIACALAAGLLVWLLRATIAQQLFGDPSLARTVGWMAPGVALTIVAGSQTALLAGLGRVADVARTTVLGAILATIAGVALLFVWREQAIIPYLLVAPGATVLASWYFTFRIERHRALPGRWRQQAALLVRLGVATLASALILQGAQLAVRGILNAKLGLADVGLFQAAYVLSSTYIAFVLQAMSSDYYPRLSAAIGKPDEAVRLVNEQTEVTLLLAGPFVLALLGLAPLVLNLLYSSEFAAAAAALRWQILADVLRLASWPLGFALLAAARGRLFVSLEVIAALVLIGVCAWLVPSLGIVAPGIAMTIMYAVYLPLVFVAVRRTLPLRWSRAVVRIFALLCGTSLLAFTAAASSEWAGAIIGTLLAAIWAAVAYRRLSGQLRKLPA; from the coding sequence ATGAGCGAGGCGGGTTCCAGCCACCGCCGGATCCTCGCCGCCACCGCGCTGATCGGCAGTGCGTCGGTGGTGAACGTCGGTTTCGGCATCGTCCGCATGAAGGTGGCAGCGCTGATCCTCGGCGCAGCAGGCGTTGGCCTGATCGGCCTGATGCAGAGCCTCGTCTCCTTCGCTGGCTCGGTCGGAGGCCTCGGCACGCAGCAGTCGGCGATGCGGCAGGTCGCTGCCGGTCGGGCCGACGGCGGGCGCGATGGCGAGGCGGCGGTCCGTGCTGCCTTGCTGCGGGTGACCATCGCCTGCGCGCTCGCCGCCGGACTGCTGGTCTGGCTGCTGCGCGCGACCATCGCCCAACAGCTGTTTGGCGACCCGTCTCTGGCAAGAACGGTCGGCTGGATGGCCCCCGGCGTCGCCCTCACCATCGTTGCGGGCAGCCAGACCGCCTTGCTCGCGGGTCTCGGCCGGGTCGCCGACGTGGCGCGGACGACCGTGCTCGGCGCAATCCTGGCGACCATCGCCGGGGTCGCACTGCTGTTCGTCTGGCGCGAGCAGGCGATCATTCCCTATCTGCTGGTCGCGCCAGGCGCGACCGTGCTTGCCAGCTGGTACTTCACCTTCCGGATCGAGCGCCACCGTGCCCTGCCCGGCCGCTGGCGGCAACAGGCGGCGCTGCTGGTCCGGCTGGGCGTGGCGACGCTCGCCTCCGCGCTGATCCTCCAGGGTGCTCAGCTTGCTGTACGCGGCATCCTTAATGCGAAGCTTGGACTGGCGGACGTCGGCCTGTTCCAAGCCGCCTATGTCCTTTCTTCGACCTACATCGCCTTTGTCCTGCAGGCCATGTCGAGCGACTATTATCCGCGGCTGAGCGCGGCAATTGGAAAGCCCGATGAGGCCGTCCGGCTCGTCAACGAGCAGACCGAGGTGACCTTGCTTCTTGCCGGCCCCTTCGTGCTTGCGCTGCTCGGGCTGGCGCCGCTCGTGTTGAACCTGCTTTATTCGTCGGAGTTCGCCGCCGCCGCCGCAGCGCTCCGCTGGCAAATCCTCGCCGACGTGCTCCGACTGGCATCATGGCCACTGGGCTTTGCCCTTCTCGCGGCGGCAAGAGGCAGGCTGTTCGTCTCGCTCGAAGTGATTGCCGCACTTGTCCTGATCGGCGTCTGCGCCTGGCTGGTTCCGAGCCTCGGCATTGTCGCTCCCGGCATCGCGATGACGATCATGTATGCCGTCTACCTCCCGCTCGTGTTTGTCGCCGTACGCCGCACTCTTCCACTTCGCTGGTCCCGCGCGGTCGTCCGCATCTTCGCGCTGCTGTGCGGGACCAGCCTGCTTGCCTTCACTGCCGCGGCGAGCAGCGAGTGGGCGGGCGCCATCATCGGCACCCTGCTTGCCGCCATCTGGGCGGCCGTCGCCTACCGCCGCCTGAGCGGCCAACTTCGAAAGCTCCCCGCGTGA
- a CDS encoding GNAT family N-acetyltransferase — protein sequence MDGALGVTDIGREYAIEALTPDTFDELAPIMLDAFGDQVDTGYFRWKYVANPSGPAIGNIARTSQGEVAAFYGMIPETYRTPSGPRKIYQSCDTMTHSGHRRRGLFQRLALATYADAQRSDPGFFAFGFGGPTSTPGFLKMGWKIAFYVPFLFEPWPVSWIKAGRQRSFEAESSDLRLHQLVAAADQVSDRGILRSPEFVIWRLANPLRRYRILLSDEAYAIVLDGPHFTFVFDFWEASPGAGRDLLAELRASVKKRRGKGLLTFCQRGSSLHKLLARHGFLRNPFSKGPASDKLPLITYGQCPWKDEERGWSITPFDHDSY from the coding sequence ATGGACGGGGCGCTCGGCGTGACCGACATAGGCAGAGAGTATGCAATCGAGGCTCTGACACCGGATACGTTCGACGAACTGGCACCAATTATGCTCGATGCCTTTGGGGACCAAGTCGACACCGGTTACTTTCGATGGAAGTATGTCGCCAATCCATCTGGGCCTGCCATCGGTAACATCGCACGGACCAGTCAGGGCGAAGTAGCTGCCTTCTACGGCATGATTCCAGAAACGTACCGCACGCCATCGGGTCCACGCAAAATCTATCAGAGTTGCGACACCATGACCCATAGTGGTCATCGACGCCGCGGCCTCTTTCAGAGACTTGCGCTAGCCACGTACGCCGACGCCCAGCGGAGCGACCCCGGCTTCTTTGCTTTTGGCTTTGGCGGGCCAACTTCGACGCCAGGCTTCCTCAAGATGGGATGGAAGATCGCCTTTTACGTCCCTTTTCTCTTCGAACCTTGGCCGGTTTCGTGGATCAAGGCTGGTCGCCAACGGTCATTCGAAGCGGAAAGTTCTGATCTACGCCTTCACCAGCTGGTCGCTGCAGCCGATCAAGTCTCTGACCGTGGCATTCTCAGATCACCCGAATTTGTGATTTGGCGCCTCGCGAATCCATTGCGCCGTTACCGCATTTTATTGAGTGACGAGGCGTATGCCATCGTACTCGACGGACCCCACTTCACCTTCGTGTTCGACTTTTGGGAAGCAAGCCCGGGCGCGGGCCGTGATTTGCTGGCAGAGCTCCGTGCATCGGTGAAGAAGAGGCGCGGCAAGGGCCTCTTGACGTTCTGTCAGCGGGGCAGCTCATTGCATAAGCTGCTGGCGAGACACGGCTTCTTGCGAAATCCCTTCTCCAAGGGCCCGGCGTCGGATAAGTTACCCTTGATTACGTATGGGCAGTGCCCTTGGAAGGACGAAGAGAGAGGTTGGTCGATAACCCCGTTCGATCACGACAGCTATTAG
- a CDS encoding DegT/DnrJ/EryC1/StrS aminotransferase family protein, whose product MTIPFLDLGAAYRELASEIDAVVARSLASGWYIGGPEVTAFEEKFAAFCEADHCVGLGNGLDALHLALRAMNVDPGDEVILASNGYVATMLAVSMVGATPVLVEPDPATHNLDPARVEEAVTERTKVILPTHLYGQPADLDPLLDIAGRHGLRLLEDAAQAHGARYKGRQVGGHGNAVAWSFYPSKNLGALGDAGAVTTNDPELADRIRTLGNYGSHRRYVNEVRGVNSRLDPVQAAVLSVKLDRLEAWNERRRRTASHYLDKLAGSGLTLPHVPHWADPAWHLFVVRSPRRDALQQSLAAAGVQTLIHYPIPPHLQGAYADLGLPKGSLPVAEQLADEVLSLPIGPHLSDEQTLAVIKAVQEYAA is encoded by the coding sequence TTGACTATTCCCTTTCTCGATCTTGGCGCCGCCTATCGCGAGCTTGCCTCCGAGATCGACGCTGTCGTGGCGCGATCGCTTGCATCCGGCTGGTACATCGGCGGCCCCGAGGTCACCGCCTTCGAAGAGAAGTTCGCCGCCTTCTGCGAGGCTGATCACTGCGTCGGCCTCGGCAATGGCCTCGATGCGCTGCACTTGGCGCTGCGGGCGATGAATGTCGACCCGGGTGATGAAGTGATCCTCGCCAGCAACGGCTATGTCGCGACCATGCTTGCGGTCAGCATGGTCGGCGCCACTCCAGTGCTGGTCGAGCCCGATCCCGCCACCCACAACCTCGATCCCGCCCGCGTCGAAGAGGCGGTCACTGAACGCACCAAGGTGATCCTGCCGACCCACCTCTACGGACAGCCCGCCGACCTCGATCCATTGCTCGATATCGCGGGCCGCCACGGCCTGCGCCTACTCGAAGATGCGGCTCAGGCGCATGGCGCACGCTACAAGGGCAGGCAGGTTGGCGGACACGGCAATGCAGTGGCGTGGAGCTTCTATCCCAGCAAGAACCTTGGCGCGCTCGGCGATGCGGGCGCGGTAACGACCAACGATCCCGAATTAGCCGACCGCATCCGCACGCTCGGCAATTACGGATCGCACCGACGCTACGTGAACGAGGTCAGGGGCGTGAACAGCCGCCTCGATCCTGTCCAGGCGGCGGTGCTTTCGGTGAAACTCGACCGGCTTGAGGCCTGGAACGAGCGCCGCCGCCGCACCGCCTCGCACTATCTCGACAAGCTCGCCGGCAGCGGTCTGACCCTGCCCCATGTACCCCACTGGGCTGATCCTGCCTGGCACTTGTTCGTGGTCCGCTCGCCAAGAAGGGACGCGCTTCAGCAGTCACTTGCCGCGGCGGGCGTCCAGACTCTCATCCACTATCCAATCCCGCCGCACCTTCAGGGCGCCTATGCCGACCTCGGCTTGCCGAAGGGCAGCCTTCCCGTTGCCGAGCAGCTCGCCGATGAAGTGCTGAGCCTGCCGATCGGACCGCATCTCTCGGACGAGCAGACGCTTGCCGTGATCAAAGCCGTACAGGAGTATGCGGCATGA
- a CDS encoding glycosyltransferase codes for MKRPILMLYGELRHGGVETLIIRIANHFSAGGREVALCVPGGELLGGLHAGVTLLRWTDHDHAVDLARKWLATHEQPILLTFDPISLGLGLAAEIDVPEDRKMAHLSGVYHPQAFFMNAERSDRRWVNAQLARALGLERLYFMNEECRASHAQAWRANLSSSPLIPLPVEVRAQTWSAAKADPLTIMSVGRLVDFKRYNHNAGDIAEQLARDGIEVRWDIFGDGDDREAVEQALAKSRTSRVRLHPTLSYPSFLEQVGKAQLFVGMGTASLEAAMAGTPTLVATVGRDDSSYGFVHELPFGNVGEEQAGRPPQSLKDQIAKFASLPEFERQRLSMQGREMALRYSLDGFETAIDQLATRNAGSSTLLHKRAVALFYQCVTRSLPIRAARWLRALLRP; via the coding sequence GTGAAGCGTCCGATCCTCATGCTCTACGGCGAACTGCGCCATGGGGGCGTTGAGACTCTCATCATCCGCATCGCCAATCATTTCAGCGCCGGCGGGCGCGAAGTGGCCCTATGCGTTCCAGGAGGCGAGTTGCTGGGCGGTCTCCACGCCGGCGTCACCTTGCTTCGCTGGACCGACCACGACCATGCCGTTGATCTTGCACGCAAGTGGCTCGCGACGCACGAACAGCCGATCCTCCTGACCTTCGATCCGATCTCTCTCGGACTGGGCCTTGCGGCAGAAATCGACGTTCCCGAGGACCGTAAGATGGCGCATCTCTCGGGCGTCTATCATCCCCAGGCTTTCTTCATGAATGCAGAACGGAGCGATCGCCGCTGGGTCAATGCCCAGCTTGCCCGCGCGCTCGGTCTTGAGCGCCTCTACTTCATGAATGAGGAGTGCCGAGCATCGCACGCGCAGGCCTGGCGCGCAAACCTGTCCAGTTCGCCGCTGATCCCGCTTCCGGTGGAGGTACGTGCTCAAACATGGTCGGCAGCCAAGGCCGATCCACTGACCATCATGTCGGTGGGTCGCCTCGTTGATTTCAAACGCTACAACCACAATGCGGGCGACATTGCAGAGCAGCTGGCCCGCGACGGAATTGAAGTTCGCTGGGACATCTTTGGTGATGGAGACGACCGGGAAGCTGTGGAGCAGGCACTTGCGAAGAGCAGGACCAGCCGAGTTCGGCTTCACCCCACCCTGTCCTATCCTTCATTCCTGGAGCAGGTCGGAAAGGCCCAGCTTTTCGTCGGAATGGGCACCGCTTCGCTCGAAGCGGCAATGGCCGGTACGCCTACCCTGGTGGCGACAGTCGGTCGTGACGACAGCAGCTATGGCTTTGTGCACGAACTGCCGTTCGGCAATGTCGGTGAAGAGCAGGCTGGGCGCCCTCCTCAGAGCCTGAAAGACCAGATCGCCAAATTCGCAAGCCTGCCTGAGTTTGAACGCCAGCGATTATCCATGCAAGGGCGTGAGATGGCCTTGCGCTACTCCCTGGATGGTTTCGAGACAGCCATCGACCAATTGGCCACACGGAATGCAGGATCGTCGACGCTGCTACACAAGCGGGCAGTTGCGCTTTTCTATCAATGCGTGACCCGTAGCCTTCCGATTAGAGCTGCCCGCTGGCTTCGCGCCTTGCTGCGACCCTAA
- a CDS encoding NAD-dependent epimerase/dehydratase family protein, whose amino-acid sequence MAILVTGCAGFIGMHVARALLARGEAVFGVDDCNSYYDPRLKEARLDELRRAGGDFAFHRLDFSDESALAAALEGVEIDRIVHLGAQAGVRYSLEAPTAYVRSNLVGHANILELGRRRQVRHLVYASSSSVYGGGTTLPMSVDQRADRPLSLYAATKRADELMSESYAHLFALPQTGLRFFTVYGPWGRPDMAMWLFTEAVLEGRPIRLFNEGRMRRDFTYIDDIVAGVLLTLDRPPSDDASEKPGGSMGPHALYNVGNHRSEDLGQLVSLIEAAAGRQAIVEMAAMQPGDLVDTFADISDIARDTGYSPRTALSEGVPVFVDWLKSFRARQA is encoded by the coding sequence ATGGCAATCCTCGTCACCGGATGCGCCGGCTTCATCGGGATGCACGTCGCCCGTGCCCTGCTCGCCCGGGGCGAGGCGGTGTTCGGGGTCGACGATTGCAATTCCTACTACGACCCGCGCCTCAAGGAAGCTCGGCTGGACGAGCTTCGAAGGGCAGGAGGCGACTTCGCCTTTCATCGGCTGGATTTTTCCGACGAGTCGGCGCTGGCGGCAGCGCTTGAAGGCGTGGAAATCGATCGGATCGTGCACCTCGGCGCGCAAGCGGGGGTGCGCTACAGCCTGGAAGCGCCGACGGCCTATGTCCGCTCCAACCTTGTCGGTCACGCCAACATCCTCGAACTGGGTCGGCGGCGGCAGGTGCGGCATCTTGTCTACGCCTCCTCTTCGTCAGTCTATGGCGGCGGCACCACCCTTCCCATGTCGGTCGATCAGCGCGCCGACCGCCCGCTGTCGCTCTATGCCGCGACCAAGCGTGCCGACGAGCTGATGAGCGAGAGCTACGCTCATCTCTTCGCGCTGCCGCAGACCGGCCTCCGCTTCTTCACGGTTTACGGCCCGTGGGGACGGCCGGACATGGCCATGTGGCTGTTCACGGAAGCGGTGCTTGAGGGGCGGCCGATCCGCCTGTTCAACGAGGGGCGAATGCGGCGTGACTTCACTTACATCGACGATATCGTGGCAGGTGTGCTGCTTACCCTCGATCGCCCACCTTCCGACGACGCTTCGGAAAAGCCCGGCGGCAGCATGGGACCGCACGCGCTCTACAATGTCGGGAATCATCGTTCGGAGGATCTGGGCCAGCTCGTTTCCCTGATCGAGGCGGCTGCGGGCAGGCAGGCGATAGTCGAGATGGCAGCAATGCAGCCGGGAGACCTCGTGGACACCTTCGCGGACATCTCAGACATCGCTCGGGATACCGGCTACTCGCCGAGGACGGCGCTCTCCGAGGGCGTTCCAGTCTTCGTCGATTGGCTGAAGAGCTTTCGCGCCCGCCAAGCCTGA
- a CDS encoding glycosyltransferase, with the protein MAGKRQRIAVFIPDLGGGGAERVQLSVMKELVSRGHQVDLVLAFHGGALLELLPPEVRVFELRAPRLASTLLPLVRYLKKERPDALHGIMWPSTVIAPIAHLLAGSTARLMVSEQAALSQQYRRKRQRALLRTTARLAWPRADFRIACAAGTADDIAWLSRLPRSSFEVITNPTSPPEVIASTPEAEEWWGDADGRVITVGQMKAQKNHALLLRAFARLVGKCPAAKLMILGRGQLQPELEALAAELGIADRVIFPGFRLSPWPFLASADLFALSSDYEGLPLVLAEAMHAGLKVVSTDCTSGPRELLDGGRYGRLVPVGDAAALADAMVEALGEAANPERQRGRAEVVSGRDSIRRYADLLTGAVTDEPASLRSSQCPES; encoded by the coding sequence ATGGCTGGCAAGCGGCAGCGTATCGCCGTTTTCATTCCTGACCTTGGAGGAGGCGGCGCGGAGCGCGTCCAGCTTAGTGTGATGAAGGAACTGGTGAGCCGCGGCCACCAGGTTGACCTCGTTCTTGCCTTTCACGGTGGTGCCCTGCTTGAACTGCTGCCGCCGGAGGTCAGGGTCTTCGAGTTGCGCGCGCCGCGCCTCGCCTCCACCCTGCTGCCGCTGGTCCGTTACCTGAAGAAGGAGCGGCCCGATGCACTACATGGAATCATGTGGCCATCGACCGTCATAGCGCCAATCGCGCATTTGCTTGCAGGATCAACAGCTCGGCTGATGGTAAGCGAGCAGGCGGCGCTTTCACAGCAATATCGGAGGAAGCGTCAGCGCGCCCTTCTGCGGACAACGGCGCGCCTCGCTTGGCCTCGCGCCGACTTCCGTATCGCCTGTGCGGCAGGGACCGCCGACGATATTGCCTGGCTCTCGAGACTGCCGCGCTCGTCGTTCGAGGTGATAACCAATCCGACCAGCCCGCCGGAAGTGATCGCAAGCACGCCGGAGGCGGAGGAATGGTGGGGCGACGCTGACGGCAGGGTGATTACAGTCGGTCAAATGAAGGCGCAGAAGAACCATGCCCTCCTTCTTCGAGCCTTCGCCCGGCTAGTCGGTAAGTGTCCAGCAGCCAAGCTGATGATCCTCGGTCGTGGCCAACTCCAGCCAGAACTCGAAGCACTTGCCGCCGAACTCGGCATTGCCGACCGCGTGATCTTCCCCGGCTTTCGCCTTTCGCCTTGGCCGTTCCTTGCATCTGCCGATCTATTTGCGCTGTCGAGCGACTATGAGGGCCTTCCGCTGGTGCTTGCGGAAGCCATGCACGCCGGCCTCAAGGTGGTCAGCACTGACTGCACCAGTGGTCCCCGCGAGTTGCTCGATGGTGGTCGCTACGGGAGACTGGTTCCGGTCGGCGACGCTGCGGCCCTGGCCGACGCCATGGTCGAAGCACTCGGCGAAGCTGCCAATCCGGAGCGACAGCGCGGCCGAGCCGAAGTGGTCTCAGGCAGGGACAGCATCCGCCGCTACGCCGACCTTCTCACGGGGGCAGTGACAGACGAACCAGCATCGTTAAGATCGTCGCAATGTCCAGAAAGCTGA
- a CDS encoding UDP-glucuronic acid decarboxylase family protein, translated as MSRLYYSRKRVMVTGGAGFLGSHLIDRLLAEGHDVLCVDNLFTGSRDNLVEAAKNPNFEFMRHDVTWPLYVEVDEIWNLACPASPIHYQHDPVQTTKTSVHGAINMLGLAKRLGARIFQASTSEVYGDPHVHPQPEGYWGNVNPIGPRSCYDEGKRCAETLFFDYHRQHGLDIKVARIFNTYGPRMHPADGRVVSNFVMQALKGEPITIYGDGSQTRSFCFVDDLIEGFLRFMKAPAEVTGPMNLGNPSEFTILELAEMAIRLTGSGSTIVRQPLPADDPKQRQPDIALARKALGWQPTVPLEQGLERTIAYFKQFT; from the coding sequence TTGTCCCGTCTCTATTACTCCCGCAAACGCGTGATGGTCACCGGCGGCGCCGGCTTCCTCGGCTCGCATCTGATCGATCGTCTGCTCGCCGAAGGGCATGACGTGCTTTGCGTAGACAATCTTTTCACTGGCTCCAGAGACAATCTCGTCGAGGCGGCGAAGAACCCCAATTTCGAGTTCATGCGGCATGACGTGACCTGGCCGCTATACGTCGAGGTCGACGAAATCTGGAACCTCGCCTGTCCGGCCTCCCCGATCCACTATCAGCATGACCCGGTGCAAACGACCAAGACCAGCGTGCACGGGGCGATCAACATGCTCGGCCTCGCCAAGAGGCTGGGTGCGCGCATCTTCCAGGCCTCCACCAGCGAAGTCTATGGCGATCCGCACGTCCACCCCCAGCCGGAAGGCTATTGGGGCAACGTCAATCCGATCGGGCCGCGCAGCTGCTATGACGAAGGCAAACGCTGCGCCGAGACCTTGTTCTTCGACTATCACCGGCAGCATGGCCTGGACATCAAGGTGGCCCGCATCTTCAATACCTACGGGCCGCGCATGCATCCGGCCGACGGGCGAGTGGTCAGCAACTTCGTCATGCAGGCGCTGAAGGGCGAACCGATCACCATCTACGGCGATGGCTCACAGACCCGCAGCTTTTGCTTCGTCGACGATCTCATCGAAGGCTTTCTGCGCTTCATGAAGGCGCCGGCGGAGGTGACCGGTCCGATGAACCTCGGAAATCCGTCCGAATTCACGATCCTCGAATTGGCAGAGATGGCGATCCGCCTGACCGGCAGCGGTTCGACCATCGTCCGCCAGCCGCTCCCTGCCGACGATCCCAAGCAGCGCCAGCCTGATATCGCCCTCGCACGCAAGGCGCTCGGCTGGCAACCGACGGTCCCGCTCGAGCAAGGCCTCGAGCGCACCATCGCCTACTTCAAGCAATTCACCTGA
- a CDS encoding FdtA/QdtA family cupin domain-containing protein — MANLPSGCRIIDFSTRGDERGSLVALEGGAEVPFDIRRVYTIFGTREGVARGFHAHHALNQLAVAVAGSCDVILDDGQRRERVRLERPDQGLTLPPMIWHEMENFSPDCVLMVLAEDVYDEADYIRSYDDFLRLAEEAQA, encoded by the coding sequence ATGGCCAATCTCCCGTCCGGCTGCCGGATCATCGATTTCAGTACCAGGGGAGACGAGCGGGGGAGCCTGGTCGCGCTGGAAGGCGGGGCCGAGGTGCCGTTCGACATTCGCCGGGTCTACACCATCTTCGGTACGCGCGAGGGCGTCGCACGCGGTTTCCACGCGCATCATGCGCTCAACCAGCTTGCGGTCGCCGTGGCGGGTAGCTGCGATGTCATCCTCGACGATGGCCAACGGCGCGAGCGGGTGCGGCTGGAGCGGCCGGATCAGGGCCTCACCCTGCCACCGATGATCTGGCACGAGATGGAGAATTTCTCTCCTGACTGCGTGCTCATGGTGCTGGCCGAGGACGTCTATGACGAGGCGGATTACATTCGCAGCTACGACGACTTTCTGCGCCTCGCCGAGGAGGCGCAGGCTTGA
- a CDS encoding polysaccharide deacetylase family protein has protein sequence MPRLAKYGLVCNHNLIPSAVETGRPPINVHFQDYVGRASEARLKALQVEGFGSLDPAGDRVSLGQRLSNFVKSRSMAEQRKIQDELLPAINEDHDFWPTPMMKEAEWKHAASVHEIGAHSFEHASLAFETDDYVRDDARRCRSWIEERLGVMTDIYAVPNGSVNERTANLIRAEGFKHVLLTGERHARATDQEPGRFTMYGETRAELRVRACGWTGRSA, from the coding sequence ATGCCGCGGCTCGCGAAGTACGGTCTCGTCTGCAACCACAACCTAATTCCCAGCGCTGTCGAGACTGGCCGTCCACCAATCAACGTCCATTTTCAGGATTATGTCGGGAGAGCCTCCGAGGCACGTCTCAAGGCTCTGCAGGTAGAAGGGTTCGGATCACTGGATCCTGCTGGAGACAGAGTTTCGCTTGGCCAACGGCTTTCGAATTTCGTCAAGAGCCGCTCCATGGCTGAGCAGAGGAAGATCCAGGACGAGTTACTACCGGCCATTAATGAAGATCATGATTTCTGGCCCACGCCGATGATGAAGGAAGCGGAATGGAAGCATGCGGCCAGCGTTCACGAGATTGGTGCTCACAGCTTTGAGCATGCGAGCCTTGCCTTCGAAACTGACGACTATGTGCGGGATGATGCGCGACGATGCCGGTCGTGGATTGAAGAGCGGCTTGGCGTTATGACGGACATCTACGCGGTTCCTAACGGATCAGTGAACGAGCGAACTGCCAATCTGATTAGAGCTGAGGGCTTCAAACATGTTCTCCTAACTGGCGAGCGTCACGCACGCGCAACCGACCAGGAACCGGGACGATTCACCATGTATGGGGAGACACGCGCAGAGCTTAGAGTGAGGGCTTGTGGATGGACGGGGCGCTCGGCGTGA